The genome window TTTACCAACAACTTCTGCCCCATTTTCAACCACATAGTAAAGCTGATCTGCAAATGGCGCAAAAATTTTTTGAGGCCGCGATAATCTAGAGCCCGTGGCTACAACAAAATAAATCTGACGTTTGTTTAACTCTTGCAGGAGTTCTTTGAACTTACGCCGATCATATGATTGATTTCTTTTGATAAAAGTTCCATCAATGTCAGTTGCGATTAATTTAATTGGCATCCTTGCGCCTCTTTTTTATTTTTTTTTGACGCATCAATTCGTTGACATTATCAATCAAATTATGAAATGCCGCTGCAGCCATCCCTAGGACTATTAGACCCATCATCCACTCTAAAATTGTATTTTTGGACATCCGTTACCTCCAAAGTTCAATTAAAACCTCCTGGCTCAAAAGCTTCGTCTAATATTGTAACATCCAATAAGACATATATGTGATTTTTCTATATCAATAGTCAAAAAAAGGCTAAACCAAAATTAATTGATTTGCCTATTTTCTTAATCGTTAGAATTCTTTTGATACATTCGTTTGTTATGCCACTCGGTTAAGCTTATTAAGACTGACATGGACATCGGCAATGCAATGACCAAAATCACAAGCCCAATGATAACTGCAAGTGCAACCTGAATCAAGGTTGTCACACCTGATGGCATCAGGGCCGCAAACGTACCACTTAAAATAATCGCGGCTGAAATAACAACCGGACCAATCACCTTCGCTGAGTCAAGCATTCGCTCCTTCATATCTCTAATGTCTTTTGCGTCTTTAAAGTGAATCATCAAGAAGATACTGTAATCAACACCCAAAGCAACTAACATGATAAAGCTAAAGAACGGAGTATTCCAGCTGAGCATTGCATTTCCTAAAACCCATTTAGAAATTACCCGCGCTAACCAAAGCGAAGAAATATAGGTCAACAAAAGCGTTGTAATAATAGTCATTGGTTGTAAAACTGATTCAGTCACTACCATCAGTGCAACCCCGATTCCGATAATCATAATTGACGCCGTTCTAATAAAGTCGCCATTAGCAATGTTACGCAAATCGTTATTCTGAGACGTCTGTCCATCAATCGCAACTTTTGCATCTTTAAGATCACCATGCTTGATTTTTGAATCTAAATCTTTCTGTAAATCAACCAACTCCTGTGAAACTTTTTCAGAGTTGGGATCTCCTTCAAAAATCATCAGCATGTGAGTAATTTTACGATCATCACTCATATACGTATCTAAGGATGGTTTGAAATCTTTACTTGTAATCATTTTCTTTGGTATATAGAAATTATCACCAATGTATGATTTTTGTAGCGGCACCAGATAATCTTTCATCTGATCACTACCTTTAATTAACTGATCCAGACCATCCTCGGCTGATTTTAATCCATCCTGAAGTTGAGTGACTTTAGTTGATAAATCTTTTAATTGCGTATTTAATGTCTGAACGCCTGCATTAACCTGAGATGTTGCAGAAGCTGCGCTTTGGGCACCGCTTGTTAATTGAGCACCATTAGCAGCTAATTGACTAGTACCGGCTCCGAGCTGATCCACTCCATTAGTTAAAGAAGGAACCTTGTTATTTAGTTGGCCAACTCCGCCCGAAAGTTGATTGGAACCTTGAGCCAATTGAGCAACTGAACTTTGTAATTGATTAATTTGATTTTTAATCTGCTGAGCTTTTTCAGGGCTCTGGTCCCCTAATGATGCTAAAATTTGATTTGCTTGAGCAGAGAAAGTATTCACACCCTCCTGCAACTGAGCCATACCACCAGCAAGTTTTTGCGAATTAGTATTTAATTGATCAACTCCGCCACTTAAAGCTGGAACTTTATTTTGAACCTGACCAATTCCATTAGATAGATCGGCCGATCCTTGAGTCAATTGAGCAGTTGAACTTTGGAGTTTGGTTAACTGTTCCTTAATTGCAGCTGCTTGTTTTGCGTCTTGTGCCTCAATTTGTGGCAACAATTGCGTCATTTGAGTCACAAAAGTATCAATACCCTGTTTTAATTGACTCATGCCGCCAGATAATTGTTTAGAACTATCACTTAATTGGTTAACTCCCGTATTTAGACTTGGGAAATTACCTTGTAATTGACCAATACCACCTGAAAGTTGAGTTGAACCATCTTTTAACTGACTAACTGAACTATTTAATGTGTTTAGCTGGGTCTTAATTTCAGATGCGTTCATTGATCCAGAAGCATCTAATAATTTATTAGCTTGACCAACAAAACTATTTACACCTTGCTTTAATTGACCCATGCCCCCAGCTAGTTGCTGAGTACTCGTGCTCAACTGATTTACCCCACCTGCAAGCGTTGGCAACTGACTATTTAGCGTTTGAACTCCGTTATCCACTTGAGCCGCACCACTTGTATATTGGTCAACGCCACTGGCAAGTTGTTCAGTTCCACTTT of Xylocopilactobacillus apicola contains these proteins:
- a CDS encoding MMPL family transporter, with translation MSKLMKKHVPALVIWIVIVAISLVTMPNISQLVREKGAIKLPNNVESQQAAQIEKKANNNKSVRTYIAVFNAEKPITGDQSDQIKSKLKDLKSDHDLSVTTIMGPNDNEQTRKQLIAKDKTTQLAQITVKTNQPVTKQVEQLQKKIKISGLKSYVTGIDAINSDFNTVAEKGIQKTEVIAIIFIFIVLVIVFHSPIVPIISLLNVGVAFLTSLSIIMNLADKFDFPISNFTQVFLVVVLFGIGTDYNILLYNYFKQSLSEGLSAEESTRAALKHGGRTVLYSGISVLIGFSVLALAKFSFYQSAVGVAIGVLVLLAVLLTLNFFFMSTLGAKMFWPSKVKNGVKESKLWHGLSKVSIAQPVIILGVLLIAGLPGLFNTSMRLNFNNADEVPDSYPAKKGYVVIQDHFGKGMSAPATIYIESNKRLDNQASLAAIDELTEYLQKEPGVKSINSVTQPGGSKIKQLYLKDQLKTINKGIDTSEKGLKKIKSGLEGANNQLAAANIDESIGKVQQLADGTNQLQSGTEQLASGVDQYTSGAAQVDNGVQTLNSQLPTLAGGVNQLSTSTQQLAGGMGQLKQGVNSFVGQANKLLDASGSMNASEIKTQLNTLNSSVSQLKDGSTQLSGGIGQLQGNFPSLNTGVNQLSDSSKQLSGGMSQLKQGIDTFVTQMTQLLPQIEAQDAKQAAAIKEQLTKLQSSTAQLTQGSADLSNGIGQVQNKVPALSGGVDQLNTNSQKLAGGMAQLQEGVNTFSAQANQILASLGDQSPEKAQQIKNQINQLQSSVAQLAQGSNQLSGGVGQLNNKVPSLTNGVDQLGAGTSQLAANGAQLTSGAQSAASATSQVNAGVQTLNTQLKDLSTKVTQLQDGLKSAEDGLDQLIKGSDQMKDYLVPLQKSYIGDNFYIPKKMITSKDFKPSLDTYMSDDRKITHMLMIFEGDPNSEKVSQELVDLQKDLDSKIKHGDLKDAKVAIDGQTSQNNDLRNIANGDFIRTASIMIIGIGVALMVVTESVLQPMTIITTLLLTYISSLWLARVISKWVLGNAMLSWNTPFFSFIMLVALGVDYSIFLMIHFKDAKDIRDMKERMLDSAKVIGPVVISAAIILSGTFAALMPSGVTTLIQVALAVIIGLVILVIALPMSMSVLISLTEWHNKRMYQKNSND